Proteins from a single region of Bdellovibrio bacteriovorus:
- a CDS encoding IPT/TIG domain-containing protein: protein MIRNPVANLVISAFIVISLTGCLQSESLVSGPVATATFQGCISASGVSNSSVRVEFTFPSEADKVIVYRDGIQIGVSSISTITSILDTGLMEGVTYQYSCDAYKGASKIAGSAYVTGSPINTNAPIFNGIINAARSSNSSVKVDWNPESSSSSKASYYLIYANVGSTLDWAAIPRGKVPATGTFSMIVDGLGDELPYVFGVRACTKDDICDSNTTLKSLTLPDRGAPQTVGVSLMAGRNRTLYITAPWVSSQGGIAERRIYSCTGAGCTLPNSPTKTVAVTDITNPVQEMTIENSLDFTTYKVRVDDLDPSGNVNNSTNVMTFTTGDMTEPVFLGIGSIISISPVDKAARIGFTSAPRQGSSDAGAADGIKEYVLYIQSAPFGTVPTNACNKVVPDVVISAASYPGGNAQTYDVTNLSERTNYSFCMRARDAAGNTSSINAEATLTTGDLTAPNFGGIQSLTFRNTEKDLLLTWNPPLSADQNNYVVRIWKNNPNPSAAGTQLASFTAPKTSTSGRSITQSDYTLNDNDVVYATVDACDNASTLGLGLPDNCTTFYNSYTSAKKTTIPDIRPPQGFTSGIKAASAGATESLTEGVATVRWNRPSAPYPTDYAGFRVYSVDPASPVGAKILLKSCACAANPCSTASPDSANSDLKCDVTGLSPYRLYRLHVVAYDAVGNESTDLNPLSSYTDLRIRDTTPPGNGVFASNLEVSGLDFSWSSTTDNQYSVGNAITYKLYRKISSTFANAAAPDADGVQIYSGTVRTFTDTLSVGGVYFYGLCAFDAAGNKTCDAGNIKQVVATDVTAPLIYSFSTTKSADTLGLQKRWVLTWSADDPGGTIATNLKVSIYSKFSETENSVMATVSDTLVFTGFANTTSSGNLTGPLGKDGWINYLIVVEDSERNRTTRNLTVYSANKMAFTSVKTSTAYYGGGTLVVFEGRGFSKGSENIYGQDTVVKFSGTTCNNTKVLSDEYISCVTPAGTAGPVDITFTNPEGTILTASGAFVYNATRTDSCDIFDAAGGSSTYFANAPQNGGTANGTSESSAYLICNIAQLQLALNNSALIYYKLGRNLDLSGISGGIVNTSSFGGSLNGNGFALLDLNRTGSGQYVGAIALTTSTIQSVKFLGFNITSTNTSSTAGQAGCGIFGNSSGSSSFKNSGGVRSPVFKGITIVANIDCSSPDGARVGAIASEFGWSANSSSLAVADDDAGLRSKIVIYVKVKPSSNGGSLNTVPGVGGVVGLLVGPQNLTIRNTDIKTYLTILASTGNRWLMAGGALGFVDSSTQNFTMTRSTASLSVLSQAEASSNVFKGGVAGCIPSQVSMDQVKAKIFVNQNPGGSVGGLFGSNGCYYLMGSASITDSYALGSYTGTTTRNLAFGGTLTPASGTDSVTLQRLYSAVKFTPQSTMATSSQSPNFRVDITNNPTVSSSSVLYRVESFPYGVDAASANSIGELDADMKNQAPGNVYESSNFDFSSGGKWKWCNVGEYPRLKFEDCGINQ from the coding sequence ATGATTCGGAACCCTGTGGCAAATCTAGTTATTTCTGCGTTCATTGTGATTTCGTTGACCGGATGTCTGCAGTCGGAGTCGTTGGTGTCGGGCCCGGTTGCAACGGCGACGTTTCAAGGTTGCATTTCTGCTTCGGGAGTCTCCAATTCGAGCGTTCGTGTGGAATTCACTTTTCCGAGCGAGGCTGATAAGGTCATCGTTTATCGCGATGGAATTCAAATCGGAGTATCATCCATTTCGACCATCACCTCCATTCTTGATACGGGGCTTATGGAGGGAGTGACCTATCAATATTCTTGTGACGCCTATAAAGGAGCCTCCAAGATTGCTGGTTCTGCTTACGTCACGGGCTCTCCCATTAACACCAATGCGCCTATTTTTAACGGAATTATCAATGCGGCTCGCTCCTCAAATTCTTCCGTCAAAGTGGATTGGAATCCTGAAAGTTCCAGCTCGTCTAAGGCTTCCTATTATTTGATCTACGCCAATGTTGGTTCGACTTTGGATTGGGCAGCGATACCTCGGGGTAAAGTGCCGGCCACGGGAACTTTCTCGATGATCGTAGATGGCTTGGGTGACGAGCTTCCTTATGTTTTTGGAGTCCGCGCATGCACCAAAGATGATATCTGCGATTCTAATACGACCTTAAAGTCCCTGACACTTCCGGATCGTGGTGCGCCCCAAACGGTCGGCGTTTCTTTGATGGCCGGCCGAAATCGAACATTGTACATCACGGCTCCTTGGGTGTCTTCTCAAGGGGGTATTGCCGAGCGACGCATCTATTCTTGTACGGGGGCAGGATGTACACTGCCAAACTCTCCAACAAAAACCGTCGCGGTGACCGACATTACAAATCCAGTTCAAGAAATGACGATAGAAAACTCTCTGGATTTCACCACCTACAAGGTGCGCGTCGATGATTTGGATCCTTCCGGGAATGTTAACAATTCTACGAACGTGATGACCTTTACGACCGGTGATATGACGGAGCCGGTGTTTTTAGGAATCGGGAGTATCATTAGCATCAGTCCTGTGGACAAGGCCGCCCGAATTGGCTTTACATCGGCACCTCGACAAGGCTCTTCAGACGCTGGAGCCGCCGACGGAATCAAAGAATATGTATTATACATTCAGTCGGCGCCTTTTGGGACTGTGCCTACGAATGCGTGCAATAAGGTTGTACCGGATGTGGTGATTTCTGCGGCGTCTTATCCAGGGGGAAATGCTCAGACTTATGATGTCACGAATCTTTCTGAACGGACCAATTATAGCTTTTGTATGAGGGCTCGGGATGCGGCTGGTAATACGTCCTCTATTAATGCTGAAGCCACTTTGACCACCGGCGACCTCACGGCGCCGAATTTTGGGGGCATCCAAAGTCTTACTTTCCGAAATACCGAAAAGGATCTGCTCTTAACATGGAACCCTCCTTTAAGTGCGGATCAAAATAACTATGTCGTGCGTATTTGGAAAAACAATCCCAATCCATCGGCCGCTGGTACACAGCTGGCTTCGTTTACAGCACCCAAGACCAGCACCAGCGGAAGAAGCATCACGCAATCCGATTACACCTTAAACGATAACGACGTTGTTTATGCCACTGTGGATGCTTGTGATAACGCGTCCACGTTGGGGTTAGGGCTGCCGGATAATTGCACTACATTTTACAACTCTTACACTTCGGCTAAGAAGACCACCATCCCTGACATTCGGCCTCCTCAAGGATTCACTTCCGGGATTAAGGCCGCAAGTGCGGGCGCCACGGAATCTTTGACCGAGGGAGTGGCGACGGTAAGATGGAATCGGCCTTCGGCTCCTTATCCGACAGACTATGCGGGTTTCCGGGTTTATTCCGTCGATCCCGCAAGCCCTGTTGGCGCTAAAATCTTACTTAAATCTTGCGCTTGTGCGGCGAATCCTTGCAGTACGGCTTCTCCGGATTCGGCCAATTCTGATTTGAAATGTGATGTGACGGGACTATCTCCGTATCGTTTATATCGACTGCATGTTGTGGCTTATGATGCCGTGGGGAATGAAAGTACCGATTTAAATCCTCTTTCAAGTTACACGGACTTGCGGATTCGCGACACCACACCTCCAGGCAACGGCGTTTTCGCCTCCAATTTAGAAGTCAGTGGTTTGGATTTTTCATGGTCGTCGACAACGGACAATCAATATTCTGTAGGTAATGCGATTACGTATAAACTGTATCGAAAAATTTCAAGCACCTTTGCCAACGCGGCAGCCCCGGATGCGGATGGGGTGCAGATTTATTCGGGCACTGTCAGAACGTTCACCGACACTCTTTCGGTCGGGGGAGTTTACTTTTACGGACTTTGCGCGTTTGATGCTGCCGGGAATAAGACTTGCGATGCGGGAAATATTAAACAAGTTGTCGCCACGGACGTAACCGCTCCCTTAATTTATTCCTTTAGCACCACGAAGTCTGCGGATACCTTGGGATTGCAAAAACGCTGGGTCTTAACATGGAGTGCTGATGATCCAGGTGGGACTATTGCCACGAACTTAAAAGTATCAATTTATTCGAAGTTTTCAGAAACTGAGAACTCTGTCATGGCCACCGTTTCGGACACCTTGGTCTTTACCGGTTTTGCCAACACCACAAGTTCTGGCAATCTGACGGGCCCTTTGGGTAAAGATGGATGGATTAACTATTTGATCGTGGTCGAAGATTCTGAGCGCAATCGGACCACGCGAAATCTGACAGTTTATTCGGCGAACAAGATGGCCTTTACGTCGGTGAAGACCTCTACGGCTTACTATGGGGGCGGAACTTTGGTGGTCTTCGAGGGACGAGGATTTTCAAAAGGCTCGGAAAATATCTATGGTCAAGACACTGTTGTTAAATTCAGTGGCACCACCTGTAACAATACGAAAGTTTTATCCGATGAATACATCTCTTGTGTGACCCCTGCCGGAACGGCAGGACCGGTGGATATTACTTTTACAAATCCTGAAGGCACTATCTTAACGGCTTCGGGTGCGTTCGTTTACAATGCGACTCGAACGGATTCGTGTGATATTTTTGATGCTGCGGGTGGATCGTCCACCTACTTTGCCAACGCCCCTCAAAACGGCGGCACGGCCAATGGGACCAGTGAATCCAGCGCTTATTTAATTTGCAATATCGCTCAACTGCAGCTCGCCTTAAATAATAGTGCTCTTATTTATTACAAGCTCGGAAGAAATTTGGATCTCAGCGGTATTTCCGGAGGGATTGTAAATACCTCTTCGTTTGGTGGAAGCTTGAATGGAAATGGCTTTGCGTTATTGGATTTAAATCGCACCGGTTCCGGACAGTACGTGGGAGCGATCGCACTGACGACCTCCACCATCCAGTCTGTAAAATTTCTGGGATTTAATATTACCTCGACCAACACCAGCTCCACGGCGGGGCAAGCGGGTTGCGGCATTTTTGGAAACAGCTCGGGATCTTCATCCTTTAAAAATTCCGGAGGCGTTCGGTCCCCCGTATTTAAAGGTATAACCATCGTTGCTAATATTGACTGCAGCAGTCCGGATGGAGCGCGCGTGGGCGCCATTGCTTCGGAATTTGGTTGGTCCGCAAATTCTTCATCTTTGGCGGTCGCAGATGACGATGCGGGTCTGCGATCAAAAATTGTTATTTACGTTAAGGTTAAACCTTCCAGCAATGGCGGCAGCTTGAACACAGTTCCCGGGGTGGGAGGAGTGGTGGGGCTTCTGGTCGGGCCGCAAAATTTAACAATCAGAAACACGGATATTAAAACCTATCTGACCATCCTTGCATCCACGGGAAATAGGTGGCTGATGGCGGGCGGGGCTTTGGGATTTGTAGATTCGTCGACGCAGAACTTTACGATGACGCGATCTACGGCCTCGCTTTCGGTCCTTTCTCAAGCGGAAGCCTCTAGTAACGTGTTCAAGGGGGGCGTGGCGGGTTGCATACCTTCGCAAGTTTCCATGGATCAAGTGAAGGCAAAAATCTTCGTTAACCAAAATCCCGGAGGTTCCGTCGGAGGACTGTTTGGAAGCAACGGATGTTATTATTTGATGGGGTCTGCTTCCATTACCGATTCTTATGCATTAGGCAGTTACACCGGGACCACTACTAGGAATCTGGCATTTGGTGGAACGCTCACTCCGGCTTCGGGAACTGATTCCGTGACATTACAGCGGCTGTATTCGGCGGTAAAATTCACGCCGCAATCAACGATGGCGACCAGCTCTCAGTCTCCCAACTTCCGTGTGGATATTACTAACAATCCCACGGTTTCATCATCCAGTGTGCTTTATCGGGTAGAATCATTTCCTTACGGAGTTGATGCTGCCAGCGCAAATAGCATTGGCGAGCTCGACGCCGACATGAAAAACCAGGCGCCGGGGAATGTTTATGAATCCAGTAACTTCGACTTTAGTAGCGGGGGTAAATGGAAATGGTGTAATGTGGGCGAGTATCCGCGCCTCAAATTTGAAGATTGCGGAATCAATCAATAA